The stretch of DNA ACCCGGTCAGGGTGATGTTGGTGATCCCTGTGGATTGAACCCTGTGTTTCCAGTATTCAACATCGCCTGCCTCACCACCAACCCACAGGAAATGCACCTGCGGCATGGTCTGCGCCAACTTGAACAACAATTCCATCCCGCGCCCGGCATAAAAATGCCCAGCATACCCGGCTGTGAACTTATCGGGCAAGCCCAGTGACTGGCGCGCTTGCGATGATGCAGGCAAACCCTGGTACCGTTCCAAATCAACGCCCATAGGCGCGACCTGGAGATTCACTGCAGAGGGGCTGAAGCTAAAGTCCTCCATCAACACCTGGCTGAGCGCGTGGGTAATGGGCAACAATCGTCGACGCGTTTTTGATCCGCAAAAACGTCGGAATAACCACGGTCCAAGCCTGCCTTTGACCCGGTCATGCATCTCAAGAATTGTGGGAATTTTTAGCCACAGCGCCAACACCGCCGTTTGCAGCATCCAGGTGTAAACCACATCGGCTCCCATCTTCCGAGCCCTGTGCACGGCTTTGATGGCAAAATCATAACGTTTCCAAACCTGGTTTTCAGAGATCCAGAGAATATCCAGGGCTTGCTGCAAGCCATAATGCACCTGAAGATCCTCCGCAGGTGTAGATCTTTCACCCGGCACGAGCAAGGTCACCTGATGGCCCAAAGCAGCTAAAGCCTGGGTCGTCTTGACGACCTGGATGCTGTTCGCTGTATTGGAGGGAATGGTTGAAGCGCTGATACTGACGATCTTCATATTTGTTCCGCCGGTTAGCCGCCTCTCAAAGCAAATTGGGTTTGCGCTGGCAAAAAGCGATAAGACGACTGACGAATGGAAATATACCACAGGAACGCGTTTTTAATCGTCTGCGGCGGGTGAATGATTTGAAAAATGAAGCTCTTAAATGGTTAATCAGTCGATCAGAGAGAATTAATATTTATTTTGATAAACCAGCTCGGTTTAATTAAATGAAGTAAAATACTAAAAAATAATCATTACTGACACTTAGAAGAAGTAATTTTTTATTACGGATCTCTTTAAAAGATGAAATACAGCGAGTTTAAACGCCTGCCTTTCTTATTTCAGATTCTGGTCTTGCTGGGGCTGATTTTGCCTCGGAGAGTAGGCTTATTAATCGCCAGCCTGATTGGAACGATCCTGGGCAGCCTGAAGTCACTGAATCCGATCAAAGCCATT from Brevefilum fermentans encodes:
- a CDS encoding glycosyltransferase; protein product: MKIVSISASTIPSNTANSIQVVKTTQALAALGHQVTLLVPGERSTPAEDLQVHYGLQQALDILWISENQVWKRYDFAIKAVHRARKMGADVVYTWMLQTAVLALWLKIPTILEMHDRVKGRLGPWLFRRFCGSKTRRRLLPITHALSQVLMEDFSFSPSAVNLQVAPMGVDLERYQGLPASSQARQSLGLPDKFTAGYAGHFYAGRGMELLFKLAQTMPQVHFLWVGGEAGDVEYWKHRVQSTGITNITLTGFVNNQVLPQYQAAADVLLMPYGRQIAGSSGGDTAKIASPMKMFEYMATGRAIISSDLPVIHEVLDDTMAVFCPPEDLQAWSEALSKLQGDPSVCRALGDAARAAIGSYTWQARAERALEGLI